The DNA region AGTGGAGTCTCTGTGCAAGCATTCGGAGCGCGGATGCGCATCACACTTGACAGGGTGGGGGCAACGCGGGTAATATTGACGGGAACCCGGATTGTTTCGGGCTTCACTCCACCGCCCAGGAAGATGAGCGGGGCAGGAATATTGGCATGACGTACCACGCGGTTATCGGTGGCATTTTCTTCCACGATAGTCCAGCCGGGCAATACGTCTATCAGTAAGTCGCCCGAACGTTTGCGATGAAAGCTGTTCCGGGCAAGTTCTATCTGGGGCGACCAGGGACCCAGCAGCAGGCGGTGGGCTGAATACGCTTCGTTCACTCCGCTGAATTGTATCAGGAAGTCAGCGGACTTGTCTTGAATTTCCGCCAGATTCAGCTGCTTGTTCTCTATTAATTTATGGTTGAGGTAAATTTGCTGGTTGTGATAAGTCTCTACGTACTGTCCTTCACCATACGTGGCCATGAGATACATGTTCAGCAGGGTGGCGCAGCGATTCAGGTAGAATTCCCCGCCGGGGATGCGGTACAGGCCGAGATCGGGAGCTTCCGGATCGGCATAGCCCGTAGAGGTGATGCAGAAGACAACGTTGTGCAGACCTACTTTGCGGTCGATAAGGTCGAGCAGTGCGGCAATGCTGCGGTCGAGGCGTACATACGTATCCTGCATTTCCATGGCACATTCCTGCGTACTCTTATGGTTGTAGTTTCCTGCGTAATAGGTCAGTGCCAGCAGGTCGGGTATCTCATCTTTGGCGATGGTGCTCTTTTCCAGAAGTTCTTCTGTCAGCAAGTTCACTTCGTCGTTGATGAACGGGCTGGTGAGCAGTCGGCGGAATTTATTGCGTCGTTCGCTGTCGAACTTATATTTGAAGGGCTGGTCCCGCCATTCGGGAAGGAATGTATATTTGTTAATGGGGTATGCCGGTTCCCATACCATGTCGCGGATGCGGAAGTCGGGTGATTTCCGTTCGTTGTACTGGCTTACCCACCACGGGAACTCGCTGTAATATGTAGTGCTGCACCATTTACCTGTGTTCTCGTTCAGCCAGAAAGCGCCGTTTCCGGTATGTCCGGCAGCCAGTATGGCCGCATCGCGCGAGGGGGCGATGGCATACACCAGGCCTTTGTTGCGGGTAGCTACTTTCAGTTCGTCGGCAATGGTAGAGGTTAGTAATTGGGAGGGAGAAGAATTTTCATCGGTGAAGTTGCCCATAAATGCGCCATCGTCCACGCAATTCATGGGGCGCAGGGTGCTTGCATCCATCCAGTATTGGGATATGATGCCGTTCATCGAAGGCGTCGTGCCGCTGTAGATGGCAGCGATGGCAGAAGCGCGGTCTGTTCCGTTGAAAGGGAATTCGGTCTGGTAGAACACTTTCCCTTCGCGCATCAGTCTTTTGAAACCTTTCTCTCCGTAGAGGGTTGAGAATGCTTCCATATAGTCGGTGCGTAGTTGGTCAATCGTCAGCGTAACCACTAATTTAGGTGTGGCAGGCAGCGGTTGTGCTTGCAGACCGGTGAAAGTAAGTGCGAGTATGGAAGTAATCAGTCCCTTTTTCATTTATCTCTTTTTCAATGTCAAAATAAGATTGCTTGCTGAACGTACTAGCAAACAGAGTGCCAAAGGTAATACAGCTAAGTCAATTCTTTGCGGTATTATCGCCCAAAGCAGTATAAAAAGTGTTAAAACAACGCAATTCGTCTTCATGTACCAGCTTTTCTGCCGTTTTCTCACCTTATTTATCATCCACGGGAGGCAAAAAAAGTGCAGGGGATGGAATACGAACAGCAGGTAATTGGGGCTTACTGCGGGGTGTTGTGAAAACAGGGCGAGGAAGGCGAGGATGCACCCGGCTATTCCGGCACAGAAGAACAGGATTAGGTCGAGTCCCCAGAGCGTTTTTCCGCGGCGGATACCGTAGATGGTAGCGGCTGCCACCAGCACAAACAGCAGCAGGGCCGATTGCATCGGGGTGATTCCTCCGGAGCGGTGGTCGGCATCAGTCAGTCCGGTTACCACTATTTTCTCTTCGGAGGACACCAGCGGACGTGCCTGGCCTTCGTTGTCTACAATCCGGGCTGTGCGGAAGAAATCCCGCACATAGAAGGGGACGAACATCATCAGTCTTCGGTTGATGGGTTGGTCGGCTTTGCTGCCCATGCACAAATCCATGCCGAAGCGTGACCACGGATGACCTTCACTATATTTATGCAGCAAATCGCGGAAAGTGACTCCCGTGTCGGTATCGGTCATATTGTCAGCATACTTCAAGGTGCCTTCGATGGCGGCCTCTATCTGGTCGCGCGGACGGGTGGCGCAGTTGTCGTAGAAGAAGTTATAGCGATATACGCGGTTTTCGGGCCGGTAGTTTTCCTGCAGCAGGTTGAAGAGGTATTCTTTTTCTGCTTGGGTGAGGTTCAGGGTCTGTTGCCAGACGTCCCGTCCCAGGTAGTTATACTCGGAAGCGAAGTGCTCGTAATTGGTTATGCCCAGTTGATAGTCCGTCTCTCCCAGGGCGAAGCGGAAGATGAAGTTGGGGGCGTTGAAATTGAACATACCGTAGTTGAAGACGACATCAATGCCCCGGGTAAAGTTTTCGTAACGGATGGCGGTGTGGCCGAACAGGGAATAGATTTCCCCACCCGAGGCGCAGGTCAGCAGGCTGATGCGGATGGAGTCGGGGGTAGCTTCTTGCGACGTTTGCGGCTGGGCAGAGGCCGTGGACGGGCAGAGGAAGCAGAGGAGGAAATATATGAGAATGAGTAAGTTTCTTTTCATGCTGCAAAGTTACGTAAAATACCGGATTTCAGTGCAAGGGGGTGAGGTAATAATAGTAAAAATCAACCGTCCACACTGAAAATCCTACAAAATAGGGGCATTTAAAAATGATTAATGTAAGGAAATTACATATTTATTAACAGTTTACTACATTTGTAACACTCTTTTCTCATGCAACCTATAAGAATGATTGGGGTCATTCCTATATTGATGAGTATTTGGAGAAAGGCAGAACTATTGATTATTAACCTGTTAAACTAAAATGAAGAGCCTCAAAATCGTATCTTATGTTTACTCCTTTGACCATCGCCATCTTCAGTGGTGCATTGTCCCCTTCCTGTTTGGAGGGGCAGCATTACATTTCTGCACGGCTTCAGCAAGCAACGTGGAAGTTGGAAGATTTGCCGGGGGAGTCGGGCGAGTTGACGGGGCGATTGAGGGAAATATTATCCGATTGGCAGGTTGACCTGCCTTGTCCTTCTTTTGATTTTCTTCCGTCGGTATCCCATTTTCCAGACTTTAATGCTACTGCCGCCCTTTGCCGCTTGAGGGTGGAAGAGATGGAATATACCCTGAATGTACTTTATTGCGAGGAGCAACCTACTGTCCGCTATCTTTTTTACAGTGCCCTTCTTCGTGCCGAGGCCCGGTGGTTGAAATTGTTGCTGAAAGAGAAAATCATCCGGTTGCGTTCCGACATTGATGCACGCCTGTTGCTGTGCGAAGTGCTTGAAGAGGTGTACGACACCGGGGTGTTGGTGGACGAAGCCTCTCGCAGAGGGCTTTCGGCTGAGTTGTGCGGACAGTTGAAGGGGGCATTGGCTTCACTATATCTGGAACTGACTATAAATTTCGGGCATTTGTTGCAGAGTGCTGATTATATGGGTTATCGGTATCTGTTCAACGATGCCCGTTACTTTCATCCTGTCCATGAGTGTGAGGTGCTGAAGTATGATATTCTGCAAGCCGGAAATCGGGTGAAGCGTTTGGTCAGTATGGATCTCACAGAAAGGTGTGAGGCAGATGCCATGCGACTTTATGGTGATTTGGTGGCACTGCTTGCCGGGATCAAGTTGTATTCGCATACCGAAGCCTGTCTGTGGCAGGGTGTTGTGGCGCTTGAGAATTTCCTTTTCCTTCTTTGCAGCAGTCGCCGGTCCGATGATAGGATTCCTTACAGTCAGCTTGTTGACGAGCAGTGGATGAGGACTCGCCTGAACGACCTGTGCAACGATCAGTATGCCGGTCATTTGCATTACAACGAAGGCCGGGGTGCTTCGGAGTGGGCTATCAGAAAGCTGAATGAGCCTTGTCTGGGATTCCTGAGTCCACTTGTTGCGTGCGAGGCAAGTCTTCCCCGCATGCTGCGCAGCTACCTGCAGAGCAGGCAGGAGCTTTACGAACAGAACTATTCGCGTTCGTTCATATCTATTTCGTCCGGTGAGAAACTTTCAATTCCGCTTTCGCGTCCGTTGGCAGTCCAGCTGCCCGATATGGGCGAAGTACATACACTCCTGGCATTTCTGCCCAAAGTACCCGGCACCAGAGGGGGCTATCTGATGAGTTCCGAACATGTTCAGTGGCTGGAAGATGATTTTCTGTTTTTTTTGCAGAGCGGCCAGATTCCACTGGCTCACAAGAACAGGGTGAAAATCCTGAAAGGGTATGTAGAGGTGCTTTACGGTCTTTTCTTTCATTATCAGAAGCACAGGGGTGGCGATAAGAAGGACTATGCGATTTTCCTTGCCTCGATGCTGGATGTGGATGCACAGCCCGAAAATCTGGTGAGTAACTATAAGAGGTATATAGAAGCCTATGAAGCATTTGTCAGTAAAGAGAATCTTCGCCTCATTTCCTGACGAGTCGTTGACGAAATCAGTTCGTCAACGATTTTTTTTACCGTAAAGTAACACGGGGGAGGAGTTCATTCAAAACGCATTAGTTACGAGCTACAGGCTACGAGTTGCAAGTAGCTGCGCTATATTCCGAAAGGCACTTGTAGCTTGTAACCTGTACCTCGTAACTGATTCAACTCTGACGATATTTTTCGTCAAGCTCACGTCATTTCAAACTCTTTTTCCTTTGCCTCCGAACCAAAGGAAAAAAAGATATGATACAGAATCTATTATTTTCAGAGCAACTGGAGCAGGTGCGCGATCATCTGCTCAGCTTGGCGCGTTTGCTGGAGCGTGCCGGAGTGAAAGCCCGTCCCGAGATTGCCCGGGGCTGGGTGGACGGACAAGAGGTGATGGACGCGTTGCACATCAGTCAGCGTACCCTGCAAAACTTGCGTGACAACGGGACCCTGGGATACACCGTTTTGGGTAAGAAATACTTCTATCGCATTCAGGAGATTGATGACCTGTTGCGAAACAACTATGTGATGTACAAGCTCAGTGCATGGGGCAAGGAGGACGAGCGTCCTGCCACCGATGACAGGGAAGGGGGTGACAGATGAAACGCTTCAGCTTTTTTCTGGCTCCCGTCAGTAATGTCGTACCCCATAAGACGGTGGAGATGGAGCAAATCTACAATGTCATCCGGGGCGACTATTATCGTGCCGCTACCGAAGAGCTGCGCCGCCTGATACAGGAAGAACGGGTCACGCAGCGCGATGTGCAACGCTTCAAGTCGAGAAGCTTCGATTATGCCACCTTCAGCGGAGAGTTCAGCCGTCGGCGCGAAGACGCCCTGTTGGCGCATAGCGGGCTGCTCTGCCTTGACTTCGACCATATCAGTCAGTGGCAGGGCGGCGGGCATTTGCAAGGTGTCTATGGGTTGCGCTATGCTTTGGCGCATGATGTTTCGGTAGATACGGCCTTGCTTTTCCGGAGTCCGGGTGGTGACGGTCTGAAGTGGGTGGTTCCCATCGACCTGGAGCAGGGCACACATGCCGACTGGTTCGAGGTCTTGTCCTACTACGTGTCGCGCAATTATGGGGTGGGACCCGACCCTTCAGGGCGCGACATTGCACGTGCCTGCTATCTGCCTTGGGATCCGGATGTGCTGATATTTTAACTCCTCTTCTCCCCGCTAAATCATGAATCATAAATTATAAATCATAAATCTTCTCATGTCAAAACAGAAATTTAACCTGGGTGAGTGGCGTCGTGATACCACTCTTACTTCCCGTGACGAGGTGGAAATCGTCATTTCACGCATTGAAACTGCAAATCTTGATATAACTTCGGCCTATGGTGACTGGCGCGACCTGGGGTTTGCGCTGGCTCAAGGGCTGGGCGAGGAGGGGCGTGCTTTCTATCATCGTCTGAGCCGTTTCTATAGTGGATACCGGTCCGCTGAAACCGACAAGCAGTACACGGCTTGCCTGCACTCGCGTGGACATGGCATCACGCTGAACACCCTCTTCCACCGGGCAAAGCTGGCGGGAGTGGATATCAATACTCGTCCGTTGCCAGATTGCCATATTGCCAAACCGCCAAATGTGAAGGACGTGGCAATATCCCCCGCTGTCGGAGCGGATCAGACGCCTCCGGGCGATGATTTCCCCACTTTCCCCGACGAAATCTACGCCTCCATGCCCCGCCTGCTCTCTGATGTCTGCTCTTACGGCATCTCGGCCGAAGACACGGACATGCTGTTGCTGGGTGCCCTTACGGTGCTTTCCTCTTGCCTGACGCAAGTGTCGGGCATCTATGGGCAGCGACAAGTCTATCCGAACCTTTACTTGTTTGTCGGGGCGCAGGCTTCGGCGGGTAAGGGGCGGCTGACGCTGTGCCGTCATCTGGTGGACGTGGTGCATGCCGACCTGCGCCGGCAGAACGTTCGCGAGTGGGAGGAATATCACCGTGAAAAGTCCCTCTACGAAAAGAACAAACGGAAGGAAGGAGGTGACGAACCGCGCCAACCGCCCGTCAGGATGCTTTTTATTCCTGCCAACAGTAGTGCTACAGCCCTCTTCCAGACATTGAACGACAACGAAGGACAGGCCTTGATGTTCGAAACTGAAGGCGACACGCTGACCACCACTTTCCGCAGCGAACACGGTAACTACAGTGACGGTCTGCGTAAAGCCTTCCATCACGAGACTATTGCTTACAATCGTCGGAAAGACCGTGAATATGTAGAAATCTCCATGCCCCGCCTTTCGGTGCTACTCAGCGGAACGCCCCGCCAGATAGGGGCGCTCATTCCTGATGCCGAGAACGGGCTTTTTTCTCGTTTCCTCTTCTACAATCTGCCCTTGCGTCCGGTATGGAATGATGTGTTTGCCTGCAACGGGGAGGATACGCTGGACGGTTGTTTTCTTCGGTTGGGAGGCCGTTTCTTTCAATTCTATTCACGTCTGAAGAAAACGGTACCCCTGCGCTTCACGCTCACCGCCGCCCAACAGGGGGAGTTCAACCGTTTTTTCAACTCTATGCAACAACAGGGACTCCAGTGCTTTGGTTCCGACATGCTGGCTTCTGTACGTCGCCTGGGGCTGACGGCCTACCGCATCTGCATGGTGTTCTCTTCACTGCGACTGATGGACTATGAGGGAGACGTTCCGCTGCCGGCCACCCTTTGTTGCCGTGATGATGATTTTCGCACCACGCTTCTGATGATGGAGGTGTTGCTGCATCATACGGGACTGGCATATAAAGGATTGCAGGCCGACATCAAGTCTACGCCCAGTCGGGCCACCGTGGCCGGAGGCGATCAACGCGAACATCGGTTGCTTCAGTTATTTGAGGGATTGCCGGAGGTTTTCAATCGGGCGGGTTATCAGGATGTGGCGCGTGCCGAGGGAATCCCTGTCCGTACGGCCGACCGCTACGTCATTGAACTGTGCAATCAGGGGCGTTTGCAGAAGTTGGACCATGATGCGTATGGAAAAACGGGAAAGTGATTCGGGCTGAATCGCGTCCGGTCCGTGTCCGCTCCGTACCAGGTCCGTAGTATCTCCGTAGTCTATAGGCACGGAGCAGCTACGGACTTGCTACGGAGTTGGTACGGAGATACTGTGGAGGCGTTGCGGAGATACTATGAAGATACAATGAATAATTCCCCCGAAATATTACTGATTATAAAGCCGATATGTTATCTTTGCAATGATTTAGAGCAAGAAACAATAAAAAAAGATTATTATGACACTGATAGCGAATCCCATTTACGACTCCGTCTTCAAATACCTGATGGAGGACGACCGTGTGGCGAAAATCCTTCTCTCCGCCCTGCTGAAAAAAGAAATCGTGGAACTGCAAATGCGGCGCCAGGAATACTCCGCCATGCAGCAGACGCGCATCTCCATGTTCCGGATGGACTTCACCGCCCGTATCCGTGAGGCAAATGGAGAAGAGCATCTTGTAATGATTGAACTCCAGAAGACGTGGCTCGCCACCGAAACCCTGCGCTTCCGCCAGTACCTGGGCACGCAATACCTCAACAAGGAGAACATGCGCGAAGAAGACAACGGTACCTACGGTCTGCCTATCATTTCAATCTACATTCTGGGGCATAAACTGGGCGAACTGCACGAACCTGTGGTCTACGTCCGCCGCCGGTACCTGAACTATGACGACTGCGTGATAGAGCATAGGGACAAGTTCATCGAAAGCCTGACGCACGACAGCATCATCGTTCAGATTCCGTATCTGAAAGGTCGTACCAGAAATCACCTGGAGCGTCTGCTCAATCTCTTCGACCAGGATTACATCTACCATGCTGATGACCATTTACTGGAAATCGACGAGAATAAATTCACCGGAAAGGATGAACAACTACTTATGAACAGGTTGCTGAAAGCGGGCGTGGCGCCGGAAATCAGACGAGCCATGGATGTGGAAGATGAGATACTTTCGGAGATTGAAAAGAGAGATACGATTATCATGAGGAAGGAAGAGGAGATCGTAAAGAAGGATGAGGAGCTTGGGAAGAAGAACGAGGAGCTTGGGAAG from Bacteroides sp. MSB163 includes:
- a CDS encoding alkaline phosphatase family protein, with amino-acid sequence MKKGLITSILALTFTGLQAQPLPATPKLVVTLTIDQLRTDYMEAFSTLYGEKGFKRLMREGKVFYQTEFPFNGTDRASAIAAIYSGTTPSMNGIISQYWMDASTLRPMNCVDDGAFMGNFTDENSSPSQLLTSTIADELKVATRNKGLVYAIAPSRDAAILAAGHTGNGAFWLNENTGKWCSTTYYSEFPWWVSQYNERKSPDFRIRDMVWEPAYPINKYTFLPEWRDQPFKYKFDSERRNKFRRLLTSPFINDEVNLLTEELLEKSTIAKDEIPDLLALTYYAGNYNHKSTQECAMEMQDTYVRLDRSIAALLDLIDRKVGLHNVVFCITSTGYADPEAPDLGLYRIPGGEFYLNRCATLLNMYLMATYGEGQYVETYHNQQIYLNHKLIENKQLNLAEIQDKSADFLIQFSGVNEAYSAHRLLLGPWSPQIELARNSFHRKRSGDLLIDVLPGWTIVEENATDNRVVRHANIPAPLIFLGGGVKPETIRVPVNITRVAPTLSSVMRIRAPNACTETPLNF
- a CDS encoding DUF4105 domain-containing protein — its product is MRISLLTCASGGEIYSLFGHTAIRYENFTRGIDVVFNYGMFNFNAPNFIFRFALGETDYQLGITNYEHFASEYNYLGRDVWQQTLNLTQAEKEYLFNLLQENYRPENRVYRYNFFYDNCATRPRDQIEAAIEGTLKYADNMTDTDTGVTFRDLLHKYSEGHPWSRFGMDLCMGSKADQPINRRLMMFVPFYVRDFFRTARIVDNEGQARPLVSSEEKIVVTGLTDADHRSGGITPMQSALLLFVLVAAATIYGIRRGKTLWGLDLILFFCAGIAGCILAFLALFSQHPAVSPNYLLFVFHPLHFFCLPWMINKVRKRQKSWYMKTNCVVLTLFILLWAIIPQRIDLAVLPLALCLLVRSASNLILTLKKR
- a CDS encoding helix-turn-helix domain-containing protein: MIQNLLFSEQLEQVRDHLLSLARLLERAGVKARPEIARGWVDGQEVMDALHISQRTLQNLRDNGTLGYTVLGKKYFYRIQEIDDLLRNNYVMYKLSAWGKEDERPATDDREGGDR
- a CDS encoding BT4734/BF3469 family protein, with the translated sequence MEQIYNVIRGDYYRAATEELRRLIQEERVTQRDVQRFKSRSFDYATFSGEFSRRREDALLAHSGLLCLDFDHISQWQGGGHLQGVYGLRYALAHDVSVDTALLFRSPGGDGLKWVVPIDLEQGTHADWFEVLSYYVSRNYGVGPDPSGRDIARACYLPWDPDVLIF
- a CDS encoding DUF3987 domain-containing protein encodes the protein MAISPAVGADQTPPGDDFPTFPDEIYASMPRLLSDVCSYGISAEDTDMLLLGALTVLSSCLTQVSGIYGQRQVYPNLYLFVGAQASAGKGRLTLCRHLVDVVHADLRRQNVREWEEYHREKSLYEKNKRKEGGDEPRQPPVRMLFIPANSSATALFQTLNDNEGQALMFETEGDTLTTTFRSEHGNYSDGLRKAFHHETIAYNRRKDREYVEISMPRLSVLLSGTPRQIGALIPDAENGLFSRFLFYNLPLRPVWNDVFACNGEDTLDGCFLRLGGRFFQFYSRLKKTVPLRFTLTAAQQGEFNRFFNSMQQQGLQCFGSDMLASVRRLGLTAYRICMVFSSLRLMDYEGDVPLPATLCCRDDDFRTTLLMMEVLLHHTGLAYKGLQADIKSTPSRATVAGGDQREHRLLQLFEGLPEVFNRAGYQDVARAEGIPVRTADRYVIELCNQGRLQKLDHDAYGKTGK